One genomic segment of Virgibacillus doumboii includes these proteins:
- a CDS encoding helicase C-terminal domain-containing protein yields MPFFIPDEDESKYNDTIDLFNKLGKLERLSHEQGESLKEYELNRDNKTDFAIEMPSGHGKTLVGGLISEYNRINNNWRVVYACATRQLANQTHQLLDLYGISSVLLTGKGDNFSQIDLGKYQRSEAICVTTYGHIFNINPKFNDSNLIIFDDAHATEYAINDFWSVDINRHEYSDIFEALVSTLGDSLSPNVYDKLIHGTYDPMTDGVDIVSFPQWYKKSDSIRSLLDSRTDDTKLYYPWSRIRNSLHSCQIFVNHSNIVIKPIIPPNKVHQAFVNPQERIYMSATIGKSGELERMFGVQDIHYINKFSNHSNKVSGRRLIMFPEDHFEGEELERVLKETAIKSNRALILTPSRKSMRKVKETKEKLLPEFTLFENSDIEDDLTKFTEEDNAILALTGRYEGIDLKGDECKLEIIHDLPVAISIEEKFLQDRLNATELLNSKLSTRIIQGLGRCTRSKNDSSVVLFTGKYVGDYLYKDEFINLLPADVHAEMNLGFNQIDFIKDIESWHTSIEEFINETESWKKVENYLERQESKLMEEKQMDSSNKNAVQLYNSTNHEIEFIYNLWNGDYSKAHNSANETLTKLGRNETLKGYRAWWNYLIACVSTLQRDEDKTRKYLTNSLNASDNKVWLDKRDISFSDEIQDEIYSESLELQIERISNYLKSFGDREKKFDKDWAKIINGLRNKEAQFYEPALKSLGTILGFYAEKPPNEEGVPDGVWNINNTWISLEAKTNIEDEDAYIPLEDIRQVFVHKKWVKEKYNLENEEKVTLVMVCPKYKIKDTSQHAAEGIYLVSTEDIIELATKLEGVLRSGLNELKYGVKSNLRYLLISGLYEKHLTSEHILDNFTRKELAQLVD; encoded by the coding sequence GTGCCGTTTTTTATACCTGATGAAGATGAGAGTAAGTATAATGATACAATCGATTTATTTAATAAGTTAGGCAAGCTGGAAAGACTTTCTCATGAACAAGGTGAATCATTAAAAGAATATGAACTTAATAGAGATAATAAAACAGACTTTGCAATTGAAATGCCATCTGGACATGGTAAGACTCTTGTTGGTGGACTTATATCTGAATACAATCGAATAAATAATAACTGGAGGGTAGTTTATGCATGTGCTACTAGGCAGTTAGCTAATCAAACTCACCAATTACTTGATTTATATGGTATTTCTTCTGTCCTTTTAACTGGAAAGGGAGATAATTTCTCACAAATTGATTTGGGTAAGTACCAGAGGTCAGAAGCAATATGTGTGACAACTTATGGGCACATTTTCAATATTAATCCAAAGTTTAATGACTCAAATTTAATAATCTTTGATGATGCACATGCAACTGAGTATGCAATAAATGATTTTTGGTCAGTTGATATTAATAGGCATGAATATAGTGATATTTTTGAAGCTCTTGTTTCAACATTAGGAGATAGTCTTTCACCCAATGTGTATGACAAACTAATACACGGTACATATGACCCTATGACTGATGGAGTAGATATTGTTTCTTTTCCACAATGGTATAAAAAATCAGATTCTATTAGAAGTTTGTTAGATTCACGCACCGATGATACCAAGCTTTATTATCCATGGAGTAGAATCAGAAACAGTCTTCATTCATGCCAAATATTCGTTAATCATTCAAATATAGTTATTAAACCTATAATACCACCAAATAAAGTACATCAAGCATTTGTTAATCCTCAAGAAAGAATATACATGTCAGCCACTATTGGTAAATCTGGAGAACTAGAAAGAATGTTTGGTGTTCAGGATATTCATTACATTAATAAATTTTCTAATCATTCAAATAAAGTATCCGGCAGAAGACTCATAATGTTTCCTGAGGATCATTTTGAGGGAGAGGAATTGGAAAGAGTATTAAAAGAAACTGCTATTAAAAGCAACAGAGCTCTCATATTGACTCCTTCAAGAAAAAGCATGAGAAAAGTAAAGGAGACAAAAGAAAAATTATTACCTGAATTTACTCTTTTCGAGAATAGTGATATTGAAGATGATTTAACTAAATTTACCGAAGAAGATAATGCAATATTAGCTCTGACAGGTAGATATGAAGGCATTGATTTAAAAGGCGATGAATGTAAGTTAGAAATCATTCATGACTTACCTGTTGCTATTAGTATTGAAGAAAAGTTTCTTCAAGACCGACTTAATGCCACGGAACTATTAAATAGTAAATTATCCACAAGGATTATACAAGGTTTAGGTAGATGTACTAGAAGTAAGAATGACTCTTCGGTAGTTTTATTTACCGGGAAATACGTAGGCGATTACTTGTATAAAGATGAATTTATAAACCTGCTACCTGCTGATGTTCACGCTGAAATGAACCTCGGTTTTAATCAGATTGATTTTATTAAAGATATTGAATCATGGCATACTTCAATAGAAGAATTTATTAATGAAACGGAAAGTTGGAAAAAGGTTGAAAATTACCTTGAAAGACAAGAAAGTAAGCTGATGGAAGAAAAACAAATGGATTCTTCGAATAAAAATGCTGTCCAATTATATAATTCTACTAACCATGAGATTGAATTTATATATAACTTGTGGAATGGAGATTATTCAAAAGCTCACAATTCTGCTAATGAAACACTTACAAAACTAGGGAGAAATGAAACCTTAAAAGGTTATAGAGCGTGGTGGAATTACCTTATAGCATGTGTATCTACACTGCAACGTGATGAAGACAAGACTAGAAAATATCTAACCAATAGCTTAAATGCATCTGATAATAAAGTATGGTTAGACAAAAGGGATATAAGTTTTAGTGATGAAATTCAGGATGAGATTTACTCAGAAAGTTTAGAGCTTCAAATTGAGCGAATAAGTAATTACTTAAAATCATTTGGTGATAGGGAGAAAAAATTTGATAAAGATTGGGCAAAGATAATAAATGGATTGCGAAACAAAGAAGCTCAATTTTATGAACCTGCACTTAAATCTTTAGGTACTATACTAGGTTTTTATGCAGAAAAACCTCCTAATGAAGAAGGAGTACCAGATGGAGTGTGGAACATTAATAACACATGGATATCTTTAGAAGCTAAGACAAATATTGAAGATGAAGATGCCTATATTCCATTAGAGGATATAAGACAAGTGTTTGTGCATAAGAAATGGGTGAAAGAGAAATATAATTTGGAGAATGAAGAGAAGGTTACACTTGTTATGGTATGCCCTAAATATAAGATCAAGGATACATCACAACATGCTGCAGAAGGTATTTACTTAGTTAGTACAGAAGACATTATAGAATTAGCTACTAAATTAGAGGGTGTACTTCGTAGTGGGTTAAATGAGTTAAAATACGGAGTTAAATCAAATTTAAGATATTTACTCATAAGTGGCCTTTATGAGAAACATTTAACATCCGAACACATCTTAGATAATTTTACTAGAAAAGAATTGGCTCAGCTAGTTGATTAA
- a CDS encoding GNAT family N-acetyltransferase codes for MLSLEKATKGKESILHNLMQFYIYEFSKFITEIKLEQDGAFKPFNLNRYWENPNFHAFFIKLKDEYVGFALVESESKSFPNTFHEFFIIAKYSGKGYGKKAATELIRMFPGNWIITQIEANYPAQVFWRSLVYKLTNGSVTERYDNERRSIQEFHTSSLLDIE; via the coding sequence TTGCTTAGTTTAGAAAAAGCGACAAAAGGTAAGGAAAGCATTTTACATAACCTTATGCAATTCTATATCTATGAATTTAGTAAGTTTATTACTGAAATTAAATTAGAACAAGATGGTGCATTTAAACCATTTAACTTGAATAGATACTGGGAAAACCCTAATTTTCACGCATTTTTTATTAAGCTAAAAGATGAATATGTTGGCTTTGCACTTGTAGAAAGTGAATCAAAATCCTTTCCCAATACCTTTCACGAATTCTTTATCATTGCAAAATATAGTGGCAAAGGTTATGGGAAAAAGGCTGCAACAGAACTTATACGTATGTTTCCGGGTAATTGGATTATCACTCAAATTGAAGCAAATTATCCTGCTCAGGTATTTTGGAGGAGCCTTGTTTATAAGCTAACTAACGGTTCTGTAACTGAACGATATGATAACGAGAGAAGGTCTATCCAAGAATTTCACACATCCTCACTATTAGATATTGAATAA
- a CDS encoding EAL domain-containing protein, with protein MNKDNLDRNDILDYYASLAMHHPDLIVIISPEGKVISQNKGSMNEFLGYSPDETIDHKEYLPKKSYHNLKYAFYEAMKGNTSRHEITLLNKYEQIIHAVVSAIPIKKADGDVKGVYFIVRDNTEHKQTMELLELHKSHLEHAQQISKIGSWEYLIDEDHLTCSDYFYDIFGYTQDESDTMAKLFEFVYPDDYDNAYNVVTKAIEKGVSYVCDFRIRHGETGELRYLKSQAEAVWKNNKPYKLVGVVKDYTTQQLLENKMEETKQNTKLLLDNLTVGFWMRNLSTGEMDYISNGAEELLGYPLQELYDMPDLWEKLIHPKDKEITLNRRELMMNGEIVRDYYRILCGDGTTKWVADQTIPWTNDSSKVTHSFGMLIDITAEMEMQHQLEYFSTHDQLTALPNQRSLYSKIDELCKSESGRNFALLYLDLDRFQLINDSLGYQIGDEVLKKVANGLLSAIAEGAYLARISSNDFIVVVEDYSTQEFIFQMAERIIESIEKTITVDEYELHVTTSIGISFFPEDGNDKLSLIESAHAALYRAKQLGKNNYQLYSSSKDITSFKKFVLERDMRKAIDNEEFEIYYQPQVETDTGVITGAEALIRWNHADWGLVSPGEFIPLAEENHLVHQIGEWVIENVCRQIRMWKDQGYNIRPISVNLSPIQFMKKGLVEFVAEQLSRNDLPAKYLELEITEGSLLKNEKVVLNTMEGLRGLGIKVAVDDFGTGYASMVYLREFNADTIKIDQIFIQNIANENDKDRAIISSVLHLAKGLGMKVIAEGVEEYDQLEFLKQKECDLIQGYLFSKPVPLETLEQMLQTGYLKPTKRKIEKAPEEERRNYYRLEFPSPVLGEMTIIEINKRKVSLGSADVLIEDIGLGGLKIVSSLKLPVNSEIKLNFKVELIGEEFQLNGHLAWKNEAKGDTFFYGIEFNITESEEDRLAAVINKMSVLLRANNDIPDTNFINQNPYAYIRKNHT; from the coding sequence ATGAATAAAGACAATTTAGACAGGAATGACATACTGGATTATTATGCTTCATTAGCTATGCATCACCCGGACTTAATCGTTATTATTTCACCCGAGGGGAAGGTGATTTCTCAAAACAAGGGCAGTATGAATGAATTTTTGGGGTATTCCCCTGATGAAACAATTGACCATAAAGAATATTTACCGAAAAAATCCTATCATAATCTCAAGTATGCTTTTTACGAAGCAATGAAAGGCAATACAAGTAGACATGAGATTACTTTATTAAATAAATATGAACAAATCATCCACGCAGTCGTTTCCGCTATCCCGATAAAAAAGGCAGATGGCGATGTGAAAGGTGTATATTTCATTGTCCGTGATAACACGGAACATAAACAAACTATGGAGTTGTTGGAATTACATAAAAGTCACTTGGAACATGCGCAACAAATTTCCAAAATTGGCAGCTGGGAATATTTAATTGATGAAGATCATTTAACTTGTTCCGATTATTTCTATGATATATTCGGATATACCCAAGATGAATCCGACACAATGGCTAAGCTATTTGAATTTGTTTACCCGGATGATTATGACAATGCCTATAATGTGGTCACAAAGGCCATTGAAAAAGGCGTAAGTTATGTTTGCGACTTTCGCATTCGCCACGGAGAAACCGGTGAGTTGCGTTATTTAAAATCACAGGCTGAGGCTGTTTGGAAAAATAATAAACCTTATAAACTTGTAGGAGTAGTAAAAGATTACACAACCCAACAACTTTTGGAAAATAAAATGGAAGAAACCAAACAAAATACAAAACTATTATTGGATAATTTGACTGTTGGTTTTTGGATGAGAAACCTATCCACTGGAGAAATGGATTATATTTCTAATGGGGCTGAAGAGTTACTTGGATATCCATTACAAGAACTATACGACATGCCTGATCTATGGGAAAAGTTGATCCATCCAAAAGATAAAGAGATTACACTGAATAGACGAGAGTTAATGATGAATGGCGAAATAGTTCGGGATTATTACAGGATTTTATGTGGTGATGGAACTACGAAATGGGTTGCTGACCAAACCATACCATGGACAAATGATAGTAGCAAAGTAACACATTCATTCGGAATGCTTATTGATATTACAGCTGAAATGGAGATGCAGCACCAACTAGAATACTTTTCCACACACGACCAGCTAACCGCCCTGCCGAATCAGCGCAGTCTATATAGTAAAATAGATGAATTATGTAAAAGTGAATCAGGTAGGAATTTTGCATTGTTGTATCTGGATTTAGATCGGTTTCAACTTATTAACGATTCACTTGGCTATCAAATAGGTGATGAAGTTTTAAAGAAAGTAGCAAACGGATTATTGTCAGCAATTGCGGAGGGGGCATACCTAGCACGTATTAGTAGTAATGATTTTATTGTGGTGGTTGAAGACTATTCCACACAGGAATTCATTTTTCAAATGGCTGAACGGATTATCGAATCCATTGAAAAGACAATTACTGTTGATGAATATGAGCTCCATGTGACAACAAGTATTGGTATCAGTTTTTTCCCGGAAGACGGTAATGATAAGCTATCGTTAATTGAAAGTGCCCATGCTGCCTTATACCGGGCAAAACAATTAGGAAAAAACAATTATCAGTTGTATTCTTCTTCTAAAGATATCACATCATTTAAGAAGTTTGTGCTTGAACGGGATATGCGTAAAGCAATTGATAATGAAGAATTTGAAATATACTACCAGCCACAGGTAGAAACGGATACCGGAGTTATAACAGGCGCAGAAGCATTAATTCGTTGGAACCATGCCGATTGGGGTCTTGTATCACCGGGTGAATTTATTCCGTTGGCCGAAGAAAACCATCTTGTCCATCAAATTGGTGAATGGGTTATCGAGAATGTGTGCAGACAAATACGAATGTGGAAAGATCAGGGATATAATATCCGCCCCATTTCAGTCAATTTGTCTCCCATTCAGTTTATGAAAAAAGGGCTTGTTGAATTTGTAGCTGAACAGCTATCGCGCAATGATTTACCGGCAAAGTACCTGGAACTGGAAATCACCGAGGGGTCATTACTGAAAAACGAAAAGGTAGTATTAAACACTATGGAAGGATTAAGAGGATTGGGTATTAAAGTTGCCGTCGATGACTTTGGTACCGGCTATGCATCAATGGTCTATTTACGGGAATTTAATGCTGATACGATTAAAATTGACCAAATTTTTATCCAAAATATAGCAAATGAAAATGATAAAGATAGGGCAATCATTTCGTCAGTTTTGCATTTGGCAAAAGGTCTGGGAATGAAAGTTATCGCCGAGGGTGTTGAGGAGTATGACCAACTTGAATTTTTAAAACAAAAAGAATGTGACTTAATCCAAGGCTACTTATTTTCTAAACCTGTTCCATTGGAAACACTTGAACAAATGCTCCAAACTGGATATCTGAAGCCAACGAAAAGAAAAATAGAAAAAGCGCCTGAAGAGGAACGTAGAAACTATTATCGTCTTGAGTTCCCTTCACCGGTACTTGGTGAAATGACCATTATAGAGATAAATAAACGTAAAGTAAGTCTAGGATCAGCTGACGTACTTATTGAGGACATTGGCCTTGGCGGTCTGAAAATTGTTTCCTCATTGAAACTTCCTGTTAACTCAGAAATTAAACTTAATTTCAAAGTTGAATTGATAGGCGAGGAATTTCAACTGAATGGCCATTTGGCATGGAAAAATGAAGCAAAGGGCGATACATTCTTTTATGGCATCGAATTTAACATAACTGAATCGGAAGAAGATCGTTTAGCTGCTGTTATTAATAAGATGAGTGTCCTATTAAGGGCGAACAACGACATCCCAGACACAAACTTTATTAATCAAAATCCATATGCGTATATTAGGAAAAACCATACGTAA